tcccAAGACAGAAGTGCTctggttcccccctccctccagctgctgggttctaggaggtgctgcaggccaggagtgaggggcatcagcagagctggctgggggtacagtggggcgggggctgaAGGGAGCCCCTGGTGCCACCATGACCCAGGCATGGCCGGTGGATTGAGCTCTTCTGCAGGGACAGCACCTGACAGCGGTCggcacgggggcggggggagggcagcATTGCCAGGGGCCGCTCTAGACCTTCTCCTCGGGGTTGGCTGCGTCCGGCGTTGGGGGGAAGCTGTCCCTGAGCAGCCATGTCCCTCTCTCGGGCAGATGAACAAGTCGGCCATTCTGAGGAAGGCGATCGACTACATCCGCTTCCTGCGGCAGAGCAACCAGAAACTGAAGCAGGAGAACGTGGCCCTCAGGATGGCCGCCCAGAAGAACAGTGAGTGCGGGGTGGCTCTCCCAGCTGGAGGCCGGGAGGGGGTTTGGGAGTTGAGGACttgggagttgaacccaggttATGCCACAAGTGAAGTGAATGAGAGGCCCAGGACTGCAATAGCAGGTGGGAGGTGTCACGGGGGAGGCCACGGGGCAGGGGGACTGCGtgagggctgggcagtggggagaTGAGGTGTGGTGGCACTGtaggggagaggggcagtggaagggtgctgtggggcaggccaggcagaggggcagtggtgggggaggaTGCTGTGGGGCACTGCCCAGCCTTGGGTGATGAATGCCCCAGCAGCCCAAGCCCATTGGAGGGTGGGCACAAGCTCTCCAAAGCCGCCTGGAGGGAGCTGTAAGCGACAGCCTCTCTCATGGCCCTCTGCTTTCAGAGTCCCTGAAGGACCTGGTGGCCACGTGCCACAGGAAGCCGGAGGTGCCCATGGAGGAGATCAAGCCAGAGATGATGGACATGCTGACGCCCCCGCCCTCGGATGtgggctccccctcccagcagcccctctcgCTGAGCAGCGGGAGCAGCAGCGACTCGGAGCCCGACAGCCCGCTGTTCGAGGAGACCAAGGTCCCGTggcggggggcgctgggctgggcaggaagcGGCTCTGGCAGGACCCCCGCCTGGAGCCAGGGGCTGGCGGGTGCCCATGCGGAGCTAGGGACAGTGGATCAAACACCTGACCCAGGGGCGAGCCCTAGCCAGGCTGCTTGCAGACAGTCCTTTGGCCTGGTCCATTACCCAGCCAGCAGACGTGGAGGCTCCTGTCGGGTGCTAGGGTGTTTGGAGCAGGCCCAGCTTGGTTTGCCCTGGGTGAGGGGGTGACAGATCTGTGCAGCACAGCCTGGCTCCCGGCCCCCCGAGGCATAGCTGGGTGCCTTTCACCTTCACGCCCTGGCACGCTCCTTGGGTGCCGCTGGAGCAGACCACCACCTGTAGCAAGGACTCATGCCCACCTCTGCGCTGGCGTTCAGGGGACGAGGGCAGCAGCTGTCCACCGGCAGCCTAGGGTATGCTGGATCGCTCGCGCATGGCCTCTGCGCCTTCGTCTTTCTCTGCTCTCCTTCAACCCCCTGGCGGTCCCTGCTGCAGGGCACCAGCCCTGAGGGTGCCCCAGAGAGCGGGGCCTCCCCAGGCCCTGGCAGGAGCATAATGGGCAAGCCGGATTCCATAGGTAAGTGCTGGGAGCAGCGCTTGGCCAGAGGATTTAGTGCTAGAGAGTGGCATCAGGGCCAGAACCCCCAGGCTAGGGGCTGGGGCCATCAGGGCCAGGccggaggggagcagggggctggggggctgaggCAATTGGGGCCAGGCCTGGGGATAGAGGGTACTGAGTGGCTGGGGCCATCGGGGGCCAGGCTGGAGGGTAGCAGGTGGCTGGGGCAATTGGGGCCaggctggaggggagcagggggctgggtggcTGGGGCCATCGGGGCCaggctggaggggagcagggggctgggtggcTGGGGCCATCGGGGCCaggctggaggggagcagggggctgggtggcTGGGGCCATCGGGGCCCGGCCAGAGGGTAGAGGGGCCTGAGTGCAGTCACGTGTCCAGGGTACTAGGAGGAGCAGCCAGTGCTGGCGGGGGGCCCTGTGTGTGGGGTGTGGCCCAATGGGCTGTGACACTCCCTGCTGACTGATGCGGTCCGTAGCGTAGGGGGCACTCCGGTCCATTGGTGGGCCAGAGCTAGCTGTGACGTGTTGCTAACCCCAACCCCGCTGGCTCTCTCTGTGCCCAGACGAGGCCTCAGGCTGGCCCACCCTGATCTTCTGGCTGCTCAACGTGCTGGTCGTGCTGGGAGCCTTCGTCCGGCTCTTCATCTACGGTGAACCTGTCACCCGCCCCCACTCGGAGTCGTCCATCCTCTTCTGGAGGCACCGCAAGCAGGCAGACCTGGACCTGGCCCGGGTAAGGAGCAGTACTGGCTGGCTGTGCCctgggaagggggctctgggctcccattgccccagggcaggttccagcccagagccttatGCATCCACCCCAGGTTGGCCCTGGTTTGATTTCTCCTTCCTGCTCACTAGGCACTCAGCAGCTCCTAAGAGCCAaagccccgcccctccctgcccacctggcAAGGCCCTACCCTCAATTGCTGCAAGGCaaagctctgcccctccctgtccACCTGGCACAGCCCTTCCTGGCCCTGCCTACTTGCCATGCCCGGCTCCCAACTTCCCAGGAAAAGCCCTGCCCTGGCAGCGGCCTGATACTCAGTAGGGGGACTCCCGACCCCCGGGCAGTGCATTAACGCCCTGCATCCTCTCCGTGTTGCCAGGGGGACTTTGCTCAGGCCTCCCAGCACCTGTGGACGGGCCTGAAGGCCCTGGGCCGCCCACTCCCCACTTCCAACTTCGACCTGGCCTGCAGCCTCATGTGGAACCTCATCCGCCACCTGCTGCAGCGTCTCTGGGTGGGGCGCTGGCTggccgggcgggcgggcggcttCCGGCGAGACAGCGAGCTGAAGGCTGACGTGCGCAAGAGCGCCCGCGATGCCGCCCTGGTCTACCACAAGTTGCACCAGCTGCACATGACAGGTCGGGGGCACTTGCGGGCCCTGAGGGGGCTGTGATTACTGGGGGTTGGGCCACAGGGATTGGGTCCCccttgggggctggaggggggattTGGGATGAATATGTGgttgccccatccctgagcaggTGCTGTGCCAGCCTGTCACTCAGTGTGCCTGTGCCCCTCAGCCCCGACCCGCAGCTCCCCTTGCTATTCCAACCCGTGCCGTGCAGGGGGGAGAGGCACAAGCTGTCCAGCTGCTACCCCGCTTCCTCCCGCTCGCTCCGCGGGTGACCTGAGCCCTGTGGGGAGCAAGGAGCCCTTGGGGACCATGCCCCCAGCAGGGCTGAGCGTGGGGGGCCTGGCGAGGCAGGAGTGCCCCCCAGTGCCAGGCTGATGTCCCACATCCCCTTGCCCGCAGGGAAGCACGTTGGGGGCCATCTCTCCGGCATCAACATGGCACTGAGTGCCGTCAACCTGGCCGAGTGTGCCAGCGACGCTGTCTCTGTGGCGACGCTGGCCGAGATCTATGTGGCCGCGGCGCTTCGTGTGAAGACTAGCCTTCACCGGCGTGTCCACTTCCTGGCGGTAGGTATGGCTCGGGGGTGGGGCTTGGCTCAGGGGAGGCGGGGCTCCTCCATGCCCCACCCTCCCAGATTGCAAACACCAACCCAGACCCATCCGCTGGGCTCCTAGAGAGGATGCTACAGGAAGCATTCCCCGCAGTCAGAAACCCTCCTACCGCTTGGGGCTGCCTGAGGCCCATCTAGCCTGGCACCCCAATACCACCTGCCAGGAACCTATCCAGCCCGGTATCTGCACTGGGCCCATGCAGCTTGGTATCGCCCCTCCCTACCTTCCTGCTGCCTCAGACCTGCCCCTAGAGCTGGCTGCCAGTTCTGGCCGTGGCTCTCTGCCCAGACAGCACCATcctgcctggctgcccctgggGCCATGCAGCCTGGGCTCGGCCCCATCTCTCCCAGAGGGGCTAAGCCGTGTCTCTGCCCTCGCAGCGCCCCTtcctgtgcagcgcccggcaggTGTCCCTGTCGCACAGTGGCACCGTGCCCCCGGCCATGCAGTGGCTCTGCCATCCTGTGGGCCACCGCTTCTTCGTTGATGGAGACTGGTCTCTGAAGGGCACCCCGAGGGACAGTATCTACAGCTCCACCAGCAACCTAGGTACCCATCCCCCCATGTCTCACTGTCCAGCTCCGTCTCTGCATGGCACCAGACAAGGACTGTGCCCACATTCTCCATActcagctctgccgatgcccctcgcCGCTGAGGCATAGACGCTGTGGCCTCTGTCTCCAGGAAAAGTGGGTCTCTGTCAGTCGACCTAAAGTGGGcccttgcctgccctgcccttggcaTCAGGGTTGCTGGGTGCCCTGCCAGGCTCCTGCCTGCCCGTGGCCTTTATTAACATCGGGGTGCCTGGACCCTTATGCCAGCTCTGTGCCTGGCAAGGGCTCTGTGGTCTGGAGACGCAGCGTTTGGGCTCCAGTGTCCATGGCCGACATAGGGCCCCTCAGCTGGCTCCTCACCCCAGCCAGGATGCTCATCCTCCCCCCAACCCAACTAACAGGCCTCTCTTGGTGCTTCCCATGGGGCCCAGTGGACCCCCTGGCTCAGGTGGCCCAGCTGTTCCGTGAGCACCTGCTGGAGAAGGCCCTGTGCTGTGTAGCCATGCCGGACCCCAAGCCGCCAACGGCCCACAGAGAAGGGTAAGTACCAGCCTTGGGGCCCAGAGCAGGGATGCACGCAGCCTGCCAGCTCCTGGCTTCCTCCCGGCCTGCAGCACCCTGCTGGCAACCACTCAGTCCCCTGAGTGTCGTGCCTGGTGGTCCCTCCCGCCAATGACACTGCGCCCCCAGCAGGGCCCTGAGCACCTCGTCCCTGCTGGGGTGAGCCAGTGCCAACCCTCATCACCCGGGGCCCAGCAGCACCTCTAAtttctggggagggggctgggacccaggatgGTTCGCTCTCCTGGCAGTCGTCCCTAACTGCTCCTCTCCCCCTCGGCCCCAGGGAGTTCTCCGATGCCCTGGAGTACTTGCAGCTGCTGAACGGCTGCTCAGACACcgccagcactcccagctgcacCCTCTCCATCACCTCCAGCATGGCGGCCAGCACAGGTGAGGCCATCGCTGACCGGTGCGgacgggggcaggggagagaggcccGGAGCCTGGCATGGGGCCTGGCACTGAGAGGAGAGGCTATAGCTGCAGTTGGGGCTCTGCATGGGCAACTTCCAGGAGCACGCGGCACTCGGGGTGTCAAGGCCAAGGTGGGCGCAGTGACCCCGGGGGGGCCATGAAAGTTACTGGCTGGAGATCCAAGGTGGGGCAAGTGGGTatgggattggggtgcggggcatctgggtgtgggtgggcgGGGGTCGGCCAGGGCAGGCGAGTGTCTGTTCCTCGCCATGATAGGCTGTCTGATGCCATCGGTTCTGTGTGCCCTGCTCACAGGCAGTGACCCCGTTGCCAAGTGGTGGGCATCCATCGTCGCCGTGGCGATTCACTGGCTGCAGGGGGACGATGAGGCGGCCGAACGGCTGTACCCGCTGGTGGAGACCATGCCGAGGGCCCTGCAGGTGTCAGAGTGAGTGTctgcaggggtgaggggggtgcATTGCTGGGATGGGAATGGCATCCCCTTGGCACAGCACTGAGCTCTGCAAGGGAAATGCACCAGGGATCTTggggttgggagtgggggtgaCAGTGTCATGTTACCAGCTGGGCAATCACATGATCTCCGAAAGGGAGTGCCCATTGCATCTCAGGGAGCCAGCTTTGGGGGTGAGGCCAAGAGATGGGGCAGCATTGAACAGGGGTCGGttatcccagccccacccctcagtGTTGGGAGACCCCAGCTGGGGGCACCATGATGACCGTCTCCCCCTCCGTTCATGTAGGAAGACCCTTCCCAGGGCTGCGCTGCACTCCTTTAAGGCTGTGCGGGCCCTGCTGGGGAAGCAGGACAGCAGCCAGGCCAGCCTGGGCCAGTGCGAGAAAGCCAGTGGCTATCTGCGGGACAGCCTGGGTCTCAGCTCGCCTACCACTGGCACCCTTGACAAGGTGAGTCCCTAGGCCATTCCCTGTGGCCTCGGTAGGGGGGTGGGTGTGATCACGGACTGTTCTCAGCCGTGTAACCGGAGTCTCCCCTAGAATGCACTGCATCCACtaaaaggcagccacctctggggcgaaGCACGCAGCGCTCCAGGAAGCAGGTGCCATATGCAGCGGAACCATCTGGCTCCCTCAGGCCATGCATCCAGACGTCCCTGGGGCCTGGCACACCGGACGCACACCTCTGCAGGAAGGGACCATCCAGAGGGGCGCAGCGCAGTGGCCGCAGCTGTGGTGCATTGTAGTTGCATTGCATGTGTGAGAACAGGTGTGCAATGCCCCTGCAGTGCAGCCCAGATGGGGCTTCTTCCAGCACCGAGCACTAGCCGGCAGCAAGGGGCCAGGGCAGCGGTGCCCGCGCTGGGCACTGGAGAGGACTGCTGTTCAGCACCTAGCACCGGCCCTGGCAGACCCCAGGGAGACGCCCCCAGGCTGTAATTCCCTCGCACCGGCCATGGCCTCTCAACAGGGCATCACCGTAGCCACCAAGGAATTTGGAAAGGTGGGACCCAGATGGACCAACCGGCTCCATGGCACCGAagtgggagggcgggggagggtcAGGCCCAATCTCCCTGGGCCACGCTTGCTCCCTGCAGTGTCTCTGTGGGCGCAGCCCTGGGTGGCATCTGTGTCACAGTCTGTCCCTCCCCCTCACTGgcgcccctctctccccccaggcgGTTCAGCTCCTCCTGTGCGATCTGCTCCTGGTGACCCGCACCAACTTGTGGCAGCAGCAGATGAACATGAGCCAGCACCTGAGCTGTGTCTACCAGGCCTCGGCCCTCGAGCTGCGGGGCTTCCAGCAGGACCTGAGCAGCCTGCGGCGCCTGGCCCAGGCCTTCCGGCCAGCCATGCGCCGGGTGAGCCccagggtgaggggctgggggcgggtTGTCGGCTTCCCCACTCTGCTGAGCACCTGCTTCCCACCATGAGCTGAGGCCCCGTGGCTGGCACTGTGCCAGAGGCTTGGGATGGGGTCAAAGTCCTGGGGTGCAGACTCTCTCTGGGGGCTGGGCGGGCGCCGGGCTGCCCGGAGGCTGACTGTCTATGTGGGCTGCTCCCCAGGTGTTCCTGCATGAAGCCACTGCCAGGCTgatggccagagccagccccaccaGGACCCACCAGCTGCTGGACCGCAGCCTGCGCAGGAGAGGGGCTCAGAGCAGCAAAGAAGGTGAAGGGGGAGCCTGTGGCCCAGGTGGTctaggggcagtgggggaagggagcccagattgtctcctgccccccaatCTGGGAGGCTCTGCTGGGCTAGCAGGGACCGGGGCATGTGCccggccctgccctggggctagGAGGAGGATGCAGCCTCCATGGACCTGTCTACCCTGGGACTGCCAACCGGTGCCAGCCGGGGGGCTGTATGGCCGCCCCTTATGAGAGGGGCTGAGACCCAGCAGCTCATGACATGGAGAAGTCCCACCAGGTTAGGCCATGGGTGGGACTGGCAGGCTGGGCTGAGGGCTGCATGTCCCAGGGGCAGTGGATGGACCCAATTCAGCCTACTTTGTACAGGGCTGCGGGGGGCTAGCCCCAGGCCTATCCGGGGAGTAGGGATCAGCAAGATTCCCCAGTGTCTGGCTGGCACGGCTAGCGCTGGAACAGGTGCTGACACTCCAGGGGCGAGGGGCAGCACTAATCCCCCCGTCGGTCTTTGCACATCCCCCTCTGCAACAGGCGCGTCATTGTGGCCTGGGCCTTCCCCTGCACGGCCCTGTCCCTCCACTGGGGCCCCTCTGTCCGTGCTGGCGGCCAGCACTGAACCAGCTGGGCCCTGTGTTTGCTCTTGCAGCCGGAGAGCCGGAGAGCCACCCCACGCCACGGGAGCACGCTGAGGCCCTGCTGCTGGCTTGCTGCTATCTCCCGCCCAGCTTCCTCTCTGCGCCAGGCCAGCGCGTGGGCATGCTGGCCGAGGCCGCCCGCACCCTGGAGAAGCTGGGCGACAAACGGACGCTCCATGACTGCCAGCAGATGATCATCAAACTGGGCAGCAGCACCACGGTCACCACCGGATAGCGCTGTGGCCAGAAAGCCATGGaccgtgggggtggggaggccacTGCTCCGATGGGATTGATCCCATAATAACTGGCCCAGCCTGAGCTGCTCCATCAGAGCTGCTGTGCTCTGTCGTGGACTATGTGTCTCCTTGCTTAATTGGCAGGAGTGTGTGTCAGTActgctgggaggggctgggagccaggactcctgggttctgttcctgactctctTCTCTGACTCTGGGCAAATCACCCttacgtgcctcagtttccccaccgcTGTAATacacttccctacctcagggGGGTGCTGGCTGCCAAGTGGTGACACTGTGGATGAGGGGCTGCCTGGGAGCAGAGACGCTGTCAcggcgggagggaggggcgggTGCTCTGAGGGGGCTTCGTTGGTACGGTTTGACAGGCCGTGGGTGCCGAGGGCTGGGCCCAAAgagcctccagcccctcccctgtgcTAGAGCCTGGAGTCCCAGCGgatctcctgcccccccccccctccaacatggcccctcaccctgcccctggTCTCCCTGCGATGCTGGGGGGTGGGCACTGGGGTCCTCTAGTGGCACCTTCTCAGTATTGCAGCATTGGTCCATTTCTccagcccttctccctcccctccggGCAAAGCGTTCTAagctgctgcccctgcctctcccccaccccccgccctagAGGTCCCTGGGGGAAGGCTTCTGACTCCCTCCGGCAGCAGCTGGCAATGCCTGCCCCGGTCGTGCACAGTGCTGGTGCTGGGCGTCCACTgcgggggctgcagggaaagagaagagggcagggctgaggtggggggtGGTCCTGGCAGCGGTGCCTGCCCGGAGCCTGTGGGTGGCCATGTCCCAGGGCTCACTGCGTTgtcccccgccctgccctggcACCTTCGCCTGCGTTTCCTTTTTAAAGGTCATTTTCATAGTTGGAGAGTTTTGTACAGACAATTAAAGCTGCTTATTTATAGCTGTGCCTGTGCTGGATTGGGGGGGGCTGTACCCGACACCCCAACCTGGGACGGTCACAGAGTGCAGCCTCGGCAAGGGGTGGCCATGGTATCaccgcccctccccagcagcggCCAGCTGGGGTATGTTTCATCCGACCCATCGCCTGAGCATGCAATAAAGGAGGATCAGGAGgatccagctgcagctgctgcacctCAGGGGAGCCAGGTTCTGCCCTCtgtctccccacttccccccccctccacctctgGTGACGCAGCCTGGGTGCAAGGGTTGTCTGGCCTGGGCCTCTCCTGGAGGGGCAAGAGCATGGACCCTCCCAGGAAGTCCCTGTGCCCATGGCTCAGGGCAGCAgttcccagggctctggccagccagggcctgctcctgctcctgcactcgtagccccccccccccccccccccccagcactggagcATTCGGCCTTTTCACGTTGCCATGGAAATCTCGGGCCAAATCCCACCGCGTGCCCGGCGGGATGCAATGTGAGTGTCAATTCCCAAGTGCTGATTGCCAATATGGCCCCTCTTGCTGCAGAAATTGGGggaccccatctctgcccccacATTTCAGCTGAACACAGGCCGACCCTGCTCCCTTTGCCTGGCTTCCTAGCTTGCTCTGCACAGCGTCCCCCAGAGCACAGCCTGTCCCAGCTGGCTCCCATCACAGACTATGTGGTGCCCTGAGAGCCAGCAGCCTGGGAGAGCCTAGAGGAGCTGCTCGGCTTTAGGGGAGGGGTTTCCAGACCCCCCGAGCTGGTTCCAAGTAGAGTCACCATGGTCCTATTCCACCCGCCTCCCGCTGGGAAAAAGGTCTTGGGcaggccaggactcctgggttctattgcctGCCTGCATGACCGACGGGGGCATCACTCCCCAttgctgggcctcagtttccctggttAGGGCAGGAGAAACGTGCTGTGGCACAGGGGGTCTACCTGTGAGGCACAGGGGGAGGCCAGTGGCATGGATTCCTCCTGGGGCAGGGCggtgatggggagaggggaggccaAGGCATCATTACAGGACAGCCAGGGGCTGGCACCAGCCCAGCACTTGCCCCAAGGATCAGAGTCCTGTAGGGTGGCTCAGAGTTGGACCTTTTGCTGTGTTGTGGCTGGGCCCCAGGCCATCAGCACCCGGCAGAGCAGCCTAGGCCAGGCCAGGAGGGCGTGTGATGCTAGGAGGAGGCTGACCCCCCCAGGcatgggacggggggggggaatgtggttGTGGTCTGTGTCCCAGTGCAGGAGGGCTGAGAGGAGCCAGGCCCAGTGTAGTGCTATCCCCTCAGCAGGGAGGGAGCACGCTGGCCCCCCTCATCCACTCCCCATCAGGGACAGGGTCTTCCAGCGGGAGGGGGGGCACTTCACCCCAGTATGAGCCTCATCCATATGAGCTAAGCTGGGGCTCAGATGGATGTTTGATACCGGACGCCCTTCCCCGCTTGGCCGGCTCTACTGCTGCCCTACCctaccgcccccacccccaccccggcctGGAGCTGAGTGCCCCGAACCGTCACCCCTCAGCCTGGACCTGCCCCTTGGCGCAGAGACTCGGCCAGCCCTGACCACTTCACCGGGGCACACCCAAGGTGGGCAGAGAAAAACCGTGCAACACCCCCCCGCAAGGGCTGCAGCACCAGGTTTCTGCCAGAGGCTCTGGCACGAATTGGCTGAGCAAtgttagatgggggggggggggggcgcaatgCTGGAGCGCGTCGGGCGAGGTGGTCCCAGGGCAGCAGCACTGAGCCGGGGGAGCAGGAGCTTATTAGACTCTGGGTTCGGGCCCCAGGAAGTGGTGGCAGCCCCTTTGTGTGAGCTGTTTAGGGGTGGCTGTGGCCAAGGCCAGGTTAGGAGACACTCCCACAGcgggcaggggggctgggcatGGCTAAAAGGGCCTAGTCGGCTCACCcacgccccacccacccatcccgtAGGACCCACGAGACGCTGTTGGTTTGTGTAACTGCAGGAGCACCACGGGCACTGAGTGGCACCTGCACACGGCAGTGCTGGCAGTTGAGCCAATGCTTTGGCTCTGCcccatgcatgtgcacacacgcacaaacacacacatacaaacacacccCCTCCCTACCCTGCACTCCAGCCCAGCatcacagggctggggctgcctcTCAGCCTGCAGGCCCCAGGGACTGGGCATGGGGGAATGGGCTCCCTGCCTCTACCCAGACAGGAAAGTGGCGCCACGGGCATGGGCCCTGCAGGTGCAGCCCAACATCAAGAGCCTGGCTGCCTGCTTGTGGTGTGGGATTATACCCCCCGCCAGCCTATGGGATGGGGGTTTACGTGACCCTCAGGCCACTGTAGGCAGGCGCCTGCCCCATGTGCCCAGCGGCACCAATGTGGGGGGGCCTATCAGGCTTCAGCTGGGCTGATGCTTtgcggagggcggggggggggcaggactctGGCTGGCACCGCGGTGGAGTGgcccagcagggcctgggcctgTGCCTGTGCAGCGCCTGGTGCAATGGGGCCTCCCTGCCGCTCCGCTAATTCTGTCAGTGCCGAGTGCTCCGGTGTGGCACATAGATCCCCCCACCAGGGGGCATCACTCTCCACACTGGCTCTCCAGCCCGTTACTTCCCACCTGCCCCCAATCCACTTGGCATC
Above is a window of Dermochelys coriacea isolate rDerCor1 chromosome 10, rDerCor1.pri.v4, whole genome shotgun sequence DNA encoding:
- the SREBF1 gene encoding LOW QUALITY PROTEIN: sterol regulatory element-binding protein 1 (The sequence of the model RefSeq protein was modified relative to this genomic sequence to represent the inferred CDS: inserted 7 bases in 4 codons), whose product is MTSLGFDDTSLDSLDPSLTLQESSEIATALLSDIDDMPLINTQDRVSGPVDSPYGEPAAPMPRPSHACGAAVNPGLSTANGPSQAPPSTPETCTRCLPLQSISPQPSEGRPGLTVAPSPVSDIKEEPXGASASQPRPPPQPQQGVMTXQSFVRLPKASHTAQPLLGYQNQHGFTAVQPGGAAQSPASLPHSSPQIQPVTLQAHVQNISPQQLWPRPPXGTSQAVSSQIQQVPFLLQPHFFKAESLFLTAVKTDVSGAKTSSHTSLATTAAVQSAPLQVPTLVSGGTILATVPLMVDADKLPINRLVTSGKPALVQNKGEKRTAHNAIEKRYRSSINXRIMELKDLVVGSEAKMNKSAILRKAIDYIRFLRQSNQKLKQENVALRMAAQKNKSLKDLVATCHRKPEVPMEEIKPEMMDMLTPPPSDVGSPSQQPLSLSSGSSSDSEPDSPLFEETKGDFAQASQHLWTGLKALGRPLPTSNFDLACSLMWNLIRHLLQRLWVGRWLAGRAGGFRRDSELKADVRKSARDAALVYHKLHQLHMTGKHVGGHLSGINMALSAVNLAECASDAVSVATLAEIYVAAALRVKTSLHRRVHFLARPFLCSARQVSLSHSGTVPPAMQWLCHPVGHRFFVDGDWSLKGTPRDSIYSSTSNLVDPLAQVAQLFREHLLEKALCCVAMPDPKPPTAHREGEFSDALEYLQLLNGCSDTASTPSCTLSITSSMAASTGSDPVAKWWASIVAVAIHWLQGDDEAAERLYPLVETMPRALQVSEKTLPRAALHSFKAVRALLGKQDSSQASLGQCEKASGYLRDSLGLSSPTTGTLDKAVQLLLCDLLLVTRTNLWQQQMNMSQHLSCVYQASALELRGFQQDLSSLRRLAQAFRPAMRRVFLHEATARLMARASPTRTHQLLDRSLRRRGAQSSKEAGEPESHPTPREHAEALLLACCYLPPSFLSAPGQRVGMLAEAARTLEKLGDKRTLHDCQQMIIKLGSSTTVTTG